A window of the Lactuca sativa cultivar Salinas chromosome 5, Lsat_Salinas_v11, whole genome shotgun sequence genome harbors these coding sequences:
- the LOC111883278 gene encoding eukaryotic translation initiation factor 5A produces MSDEEHQFESKADAGASKTYPQQAGTIRKGGHIVIKNRACKVVEVSTSKTGKHGHAKCHFVAIDIFNGKKLEDIVPSSHNCDVPHVNRTDYQLIDISEDGFVSLLTENGNTKDDLKLPTDDALLTQIKDGFAEGKDLVVSVMSAMGEEQICALKDIGPK; encoded by the exons ATGTCGGACGAAGAGCATCAGTTTGAATCAAAGGCCGACGCCGGTGCTTCCAAGACCTACCCTCAGCAAGCCGGTACTATCCGCAAGGGCGGCCACATCGTCATCAAAAATCGCGCTTGCAAG GTTGTTGAAGTTTCTACCTCCAAGACTGGGAAGCATGGGCATGCTAAGTGTCACTTTGTCGCCATTGATATCTTCAATGGTAAAAAGCTTGAAGATATTGTTCCCTCATCCCATAACTGTGAT GTTCCTCATGTCAACCGCACTGACTACCAGCTAATTGATATTTCTGAGGATGGATTT GTGAGTTTGCTGACTGAAAATGGAAACACTAAAGATGACCTCAAGCTCCCAACTGATGATGCTCTCCTGACTCAG ATCAAGGATGGATTTGCAGAGGGAAAGGACTTGGTGGTGAGTGTGATGTCAGCAATGGGAGAGGAGCAGATCTGTGCTCTTAAGGATATCGGCCCAAAGTAG
- the LOC111883276 gene encoding uncharacterized protein LOC111883276 → MMHCCPSKEKEFFGAFIRTPSIPISAVPSNFIEERPERGNMSSSSPAPSSPQRHRGGGDNSNNGKEERPRFFDSMTKKLCWAKAEIVPGRHPERWRKDAAGNVVCKRFGNCQGCLCFEYDHIIPFSKGGESVVENCQILQTRVNRTKSDKDHLDKTQLRGYSCDINFTEKELDIIEMAVYGDVIRPGNQCRCRSIDELLGKYKPKDHTPVCTLP, encoded by the exons ATGATGCATTGTTGCCCCTCGAAAGAAAAGGAGTTCTTTGGGGCATTTATTCGAACACCTTCCATCCCAATTTCAGCAGTCCCCTCCAATTTCATAGAGGAGAGGCCGGAGAGAGGCAACATGAGCTCTAGTTCTCCTGCCCCCTCATCGCCGCAGCGGCATCGTGGCGGTGGCGATAATAGTAACAACGGGAAGGAGGAGAGACCGAGATTCTTTGACTCCATGACCAAAAAACTGTGCTGGGCCAAAGCCGAGATTGTCCCTGGAAGACACCCGGAGCGATGGCGTAAAGATGCCGCGGGCAACGTCGTCTGTAAGCGCTTCGGCAACTGTCAGGGATGTCTCTGCTTTGAATACGATCACATCATCCCCTTCTCGAAAG GTGGTGAATCGGTAGTTGAAAATTGTCAGATTCTTCAAACGAGGGTAAATAGAACCAAGTCGGACAAGGATCATCTTGACAAGACACAGTTGCGTGGTTACTCTTGTGATATCAACTTCACTG AAAAGGAGTTGGACATCATTGAAATGGCAGTTTATGGCGATGTAATTCGTCCAGGGAATCAATGTCGTTGCAGAAGCATCGATGAATTGCTTGGCAAGTACAAGCCTAAAGACCATACACCTGTCTGTACCTTGCCTTGA
- the LOC111883286 gene encoding formin-like protein 20, translated as MANNMEIMLAKLKMPLSDLVTAILAMNDELIDSDQLEDCLKFYPTNEEMEQLKKFTDDYETLGKREQYFLELMKVPRMDAKLRVFLFKIKFNVQLSEFKTSLNTVNSACDEVRRSTKLKEIMKRILYLGNTLNQGTARGAAVGFKLDSLLILTDTRASDSKMTLMHYLCKKIASKSPSLLDFHEDLVSLEAATEIELKVLADEMQSITMGLENAKQELAASANDGPISQGFHKTLKEFIGQAEAEMTSVMEFYSIVCRNADALAIYFGEDPTRCPFEQATMTLLNFVRLFRKCDEENRKQEAEMEEVKGVNVK; from the exons ATGGCGAATAACATGGAAATCATGCTTGCAAAACTTAAGATGCCACTTTCTGATTTGGTG ACTGCAATTTTAGCTATGAATGATGAGCTTATAGATTCCGATCAACTAGAAGATTGTCTCAAATTCTATCCCACGAATGAAGAGATGGAGCAACTCAAG AAATTCACAGATGACTATGAGACACTTGGCAAGCGCGAACAG TATTTCCTGGAGCTAATGAAGGTGCCACGCATGGATGCAAAATTAAGGGTTTTTctgttcaaaataaaatttaacgTTCAG CTTTCAGAATTCAAAACGAGTCTAAACACAGTAAACTCTGCATGCGATGAG GTGCGGAGGTCCACAAAGTTGAAAGAAATCATGAAGAGAATTTTATATTTGGGGAATACATTAAATCAAGGAACTGCTAGAG GTGCTGCTGTTGGTTTCAAGTTGGATAGTCTCTTGATATTGACAGATACACGAGCTTCAGACAGCAAGATGACTTTAATGCATTATCTGTGCAAG AAAATTGCCTCCAAGTCCCCAAGCCTTTTAGATTTCCATGAGGATCTTGTTAGCCTAGAAGCTGCAACCGAG ATAGAATTGAAAGTTTTAGCAGACGAAATGCAGTCCATTACCATGGGGCTGGAAAATGCGAAGCAGGAACTAGCTGCATCTGCAAATGATGGCCCAATATCTCAAGGTTTTCATAAG ACATTAAAGGAATTCATTGGCCAAGCTGAGGCGGAAATGACAAGTGTAATGGAGTTCTATTCCATTGTG TGTAGAAATGCTGATGCATTGGCCATATATTTTGGTGAAGACCCTACTCGTTGTCCTTTTGAACAAG CTACTATGACCCTTTTGAACTTTGTGAGACTCTTCCGAAAATGCGACGAGGAGAACCGTAAACAGGAGGCTGAAATGGAGGAAGTAAAGGGTGTTAATGTAAAATAA
- the LOC111883275 gene encoding protein IMPAIRED IN BABA-INDUCED STERILITY 1 isoform X2, whose protein sequence is MGCVTSKQTVPVTPAVDHSGGFRDNAVGGSGRNFDGNGDDVVAQLETKKRRKKKGNTRSESGLNGSELGESGRTNFTIGGGESVSFRLGNLHRYVEVEQVAAGWPAWLTAVAGEAIHGWLPLKAESFEKLEKIGQGTYSSVFRARDLESGKIVALKKVRFDNFEPESVRFMAREIVILRRLDHPNIMKLDGIITSQLSCSIYLVFEYMEHDISGLLSSPKIKFTESQIKCYMKQLLSGLKHCHSQGIMHRDIKGANLLVNNEGIIKIGDFGLANFCNLAQDKRPLTSKVVTLWYRPPELLLGSTDYEASVDLWSIGCVFAELLLGVPLLQGRTEVEQMHKIFKLCGSPCEDYWKKSKLPHATLFKPQRPYKSCLWETFKDLPKNTVNLIETLLSIEPYKRGSASSALESEYFTTKPYACQPSSLPKYPPTKEIDTKHREHSRRKRHVERNREPETSRRFNRNYPNGMCKLMPEENLPIRTEVRHKINGISLDHDKESDIIIGFEPRVNKINRGSHEEIPFSGPLQVSGSSGFAWARRRLDDPSSIRSHSRSSSKSRISEHSTLHPREPIFSEKIERISSRGRFDGYPSQDLPIFKKIDLIYQNQEDKVEYSGPLLSQSHQIDELLERHERQIRQAVRSKKLQNG, encoded by the exons ATGGGCTGTGTAACATCAAAACAGACAGTGCCAGTGACGCCGGCGGTGGATCATTCTGGGGGGTTTCGGGACAATGCGGTGGGTGGTTCTGGACGGAATTTTGATGGGAATGGCGATGATGTGGTGGCGCAATTAGAGACCAAGAAACGGAGGAAGAAGAAAGGGAATACAAGGAGTGAGTCAGGGCTGAATGGGAGCGAGTTGGGTGAATCAGGGAGGACGAATTTCACCATCGGCGGCGGTGAGTCGGTGAGCTTTAGGTTGGGtaatttacatagatacgttgaAGTAGAGCAGGTGGCTGCTGGTTGGCCGGCGTGGCTCACTGCAGTCGCCGGTGAAGCCATTCATGGTTGGTTGCCTCTCAAAGCCGAATCCTTTGAAAAATTAGAAAAG ATCGGGCAAGGTACATACAGCAGTGTTTTTCGTGCTCGTGATCTAGAATCGGGAAAGATAGTTGCCCTAAAGAAGGTGAGATTCGACAATTTTGAACCCGAAAGTGTTCGATTTATGGCTCGTGAAATAGTGATTCTTAGAAGACTTGATCATCCAAATATCATGAAACTAGATGGGATAATAACCTCACAGTTATCATGTAGCATATACCTTGTCTTTGAGTACATGGAACACGATATTTCAGGACTTTTATCTTCCCCCAAAATCAAATTCACAGAATCCCAG ATAAAGTGCTACATGAAGCAATTGTTATCGGGGCTGAAGCATTGTCATTCACAAGGAATAATGCATCGTGACATTAAAGGGGCGAATCTTTTGGTAAATAATGAAGGAATTATAAAAATAGGTGATTTTGGGTTGGctaatttttgtaatttagctCAAGATAAACGACCTTTGACTAGTAAAGTTGTTACTTTATGGTATCGGCCTCCTGAACTTTTATTGGGGTCCACGGATTATGAAGCTTCAGTGGATCTATGGAGTATAGGGTGTGTGTTTGCAGAGCTTCTTCTTGGTGTACCTCTTCTTCAAGGTAGAACTGAG GTTGAACAAATGCACAAAATCTTTAAGCTTTGTGGATCACCATGTGAAGATTATTGGAAAAAGTCAAAGCTTCCACATGCCACACTGTTTAAACCACAACGTCCATACAAAAGCTGTTTATGGGAAACTTTTAAAGATCTACCAAAAAACACTGTAAATCTTATAGAGACTTTGTTATCCATTGAACCCTATAAGCGTGGGTCCGCCTCTTCTGCCCTTGAATCTGAG TATTTTACTACAAAGCCTTATGCATGTCAACCATCGAgcttaccaaaataccctccaaCTAAAGAAATTGATACAAAGCATCGGGAACACTCTAGAAG GAAGAGGCATGTTGAAAGAAATCGAGAGCCTGAAACATCACGAAGATTCAATAGGAATTACCCTAATGGCATGTGTAAATTGATGCCTGaggag AATTTGCCAATCAGAACCGAAGTAAGGCACAAAATTAATGGAATTAGTTTAGATCATGATAAAGAAAGTGACATAATCATAGGTTTTGAGCCACGTGTAAACAAAATAAACCGTGGGTCCCATGAAGAGATTCCATTTTCGGGTCCTTTACAAGTTTCAGGTTCAAGTGGTTTTGCATGGGCAAGAAGGCGACTTGATGATCCTTCGTCTATAAGATCACACAGTAGATCGAGTTCAAAAAGTCGCATATCAGAACATTCAACATTACATCCAAGAGAACCAATTTTTTCAGAAAAGATTGAAAGAATCAGTTCTAGAGGCCGATTTGATGGTTACCCCTCTCAAGATTTACCTATTTTTAAGAAAATCGATTTG ATTTATCAGAATCAAGAAGACAAAGTTGAGTATTCGGGTCCTTTGTTATCTCAATCCCATCAAATTGATGAACTTTTGGAGAGGCATGAACGCCAGATTCGCCAGGCTGTTCGTTCCAAAAAG CTACAGAATGGTTGA
- the LOC111883275 gene encoding protein IMPAIRED IN BABA-INDUCED STERILITY 1 isoform X1: MGCVTSKQTVPVTPAVDHSGGFRDNAVGGSGRNFDGNGDDVVAQLETKKRRKKKGNTRSESGLNGSELGESGRTNFTIGGGESVSFRLGNLHRYVEVEQVAAGWPAWLTAVAGEAIHGWLPLKAESFEKLEKIGQGTYSSVFRARDLESGKIVALKKVRFDNFEPESVRFMAREIVILRRLDHPNIMKLDGIITSQLSCSIYLVFEYMEHDISGLLSSPKIKFTESQIKCYMKQLLSGLKHCHSQGIMHRDIKGANLLVNNEGIIKIGDFGLANFCNLAQDKRPLTSKVVTLWYRPPELLLGSTDYEASVDLWSIGCVFAELLLGVPLLQGRTEVEQMHKIFKLCGSPCEDYWKKSKLPHATLFKPQRPYKSCLWETFKDLPKNTVNLIETLLSIEPYKRGSASSALESEYFTTKPYACQPSSLPKYPPTKEIDTKHREHSRRKRHVERNREPETSRRFNRNYPNGMCKLMPEENLPIRTEVRHKINGISLDHDKESDIIIGFEPRVNKINRGSHEEIPFSGPLQVSGSSGFAWARRRLDDPSSIRSHSRSSSKSRISEHSTLHPREPIFSEKIERISSRGRFDGYPSQDLPIFKKIDLIYQNQEDKVEYSGPLLSQSHQIDELLERHERQIRQAVRSKKVKPLKTIHHMP, encoded by the exons ATGGGCTGTGTAACATCAAAACAGACAGTGCCAGTGACGCCGGCGGTGGATCATTCTGGGGGGTTTCGGGACAATGCGGTGGGTGGTTCTGGACGGAATTTTGATGGGAATGGCGATGATGTGGTGGCGCAATTAGAGACCAAGAAACGGAGGAAGAAGAAAGGGAATACAAGGAGTGAGTCAGGGCTGAATGGGAGCGAGTTGGGTGAATCAGGGAGGACGAATTTCACCATCGGCGGCGGTGAGTCGGTGAGCTTTAGGTTGGGtaatttacatagatacgttgaAGTAGAGCAGGTGGCTGCTGGTTGGCCGGCGTGGCTCACTGCAGTCGCCGGTGAAGCCATTCATGGTTGGTTGCCTCTCAAAGCCGAATCCTTTGAAAAATTAGAAAAG ATCGGGCAAGGTACATACAGCAGTGTTTTTCGTGCTCGTGATCTAGAATCGGGAAAGATAGTTGCCCTAAAGAAGGTGAGATTCGACAATTTTGAACCCGAAAGTGTTCGATTTATGGCTCGTGAAATAGTGATTCTTAGAAGACTTGATCATCCAAATATCATGAAACTAGATGGGATAATAACCTCACAGTTATCATGTAGCATATACCTTGTCTTTGAGTACATGGAACACGATATTTCAGGACTTTTATCTTCCCCCAAAATCAAATTCACAGAATCCCAG ATAAAGTGCTACATGAAGCAATTGTTATCGGGGCTGAAGCATTGTCATTCACAAGGAATAATGCATCGTGACATTAAAGGGGCGAATCTTTTGGTAAATAATGAAGGAATTATAAAAATAGGTGATTTTGGGTTGGctaatttttgtaatttagctCAAGATAAACGACCTTTGACTAGTAAAGTTGTTACTTTATGGTATCGGCCTCCTGAACTTTTATTGGGGTCCACGGATTATGAAGCTTCAGTGGATCTATGGAGTATAGGGTGTGTGTTTGCAGAGCTTCTTCTTGGTGTACCTCTTCTTCAAGGTAGAACTGAG GTTGAACAAATGCACAAAATCTTTAAGCTTTGTGGATCACCATGTGAAGATTATTGGAAAAAGTCAAAGCTTCCACATGCCACACTGTTTAAACCACAACGTCCATACAAAAGCTGTTTATGGGAAACTTTTAAAGATCTACCAAAAAACACTGTAAATCTTATAGAGACTTTGTTATCCATTGAACCCTATAAGCGTGGGTCCGCCTCTTCTGCCCTTGAATCTGAG TATTTTACTACAAAGCCTTATGCATGTCAACCATCGAgcttaccaaaataccctccaaCTAAAGAAATTGATACAAAGCATCGGGAACACTCTAGAAG GAAGAGGCATGTTGAAAGAAATCGAGAGCCTGAAACATCACGAAGATTCAATAGGAATTACCCTAATGGCATGTGTAAATTGATGCCTGaggag AATTTGCCAATCAGAACCGAAGTAAGGCACAAAATTAATGGAATTAGTTTAGATCATGATAAAGAAAGTGACATAATCATAGGTTTTGAGCCACGTGTAAACAAAATAAACCGTGGGTCCCATGAAGAGATTCCATTTTCGGGTCCTTTACAAGTTTCAGGTTCAAGTGGTTTTGCATGGGCAAGAAGGCGACTTGATGATCCTTCGTCTATAAGATCACACAGTAGATCGAGTTCAAAAAGTCGCATATCAGAACATTCAACATTACATCCAAGAGAACCAATTTTTTCAGAAAAGATTGAAAGAATCAGTTCTAGAGGCCGATTTGATGGTTACCCCTCTCAAGATTTACCTATTTTTAAGAAAATCGATTTG ATTTATCAGAATCAAGAAGACAAAGTTGAGTATTCGGGTCCTTTGTTATCTCAATCCCATCAAATTGATGAACTTTTGGAGAGGCATGAACGCCAGATTCGCCAGGCTGTTCGTTCCAAAAAGGTAAAGCCTTTGAAAACGATCCATCACATGCCATGA